Genomic window (Mus caroli chromosome 14, CAROLI_EIJ_v1.1, whole genome shotgun sequence):
TGGGGACAGCATGTATTTTCTGGGCTTGTAGCTACTGCTGCCATGACAGCCATCCTTCTGGGTGGACACCCAGATGTACCCTGACCCAGAGTAGATGCACTCACAGGAAAGGTCTTTCTAGCTTCCCCCCATCCTCCATGTCAGCTGCCTGTTCCCCAGGGCCTtttcagattttttgttttttaggttttttttgagtcagggtttcgctgtgtagccctggctgtcctggaactcactctgtagacaaggctggcctcgtcgaactcagaaattcgcctgcctctgcctcccaagtgctgggattaaaggcatgcgccaccacattcagccccagattttttttttttaaagattttataagtacactgttgctgtcttcagacacaccagaagagggtatcatcagatcccattacaggtagctgtgagccaccatgtggttactggggatGGAattcgggacctctggaagagcagtcagtgctcttaactgctgagccatctctccagccccctcttcagGTCTCTTAACACCCTGGTGCTCTTCCTCCAAAGCACTTGCTGGGAATGAAAATCAGGGTGCTGGCTTTGTGTTACCACCAGGCTATCCAGGTGACTTCAGTGGGCGTGGAGGCAGGTATCTTGGCTCTTTTTATACAACCGTGACTGATACCAGTGGACCAGGCTGGATGAGCATCATCTGCACCAAGGGCTAAGGAACTGACCGGGAACCAGAGCTTGTTTATAACCCCCCCTGGGGCTCATACACGGGGCTCCCCGGCAGGTCTTTGCTCGCTTGTTTCTGGCCTGGCCTACAGGGATGCTGCCTTCAACGTCAGACAGGAGCACAGCCCTTTGCCCTAGGATTTACTGTGTGTCCTACTCAAATCAGGAATGAAACCATGCCCACTCCCCAGTGAACAGGTTCCAGAGGCCCCTCAGCATGCTGAGGAGGCCAGGTAGCCAGAGCCGTGCAGTGGTCATCCACTGTTTCCCAGCTGTCATCTGCCTCACTCATAGGCCTGTGTCCTGTTAAGTGTCATATGGGCCTTCATCTCATAACTGTAACGGCAGCCTATGTTGcacttccctcccccactcccccctcaCCCCTACTCCTGTCCCTGTCCCATATACCCTTGACATTGGCCTGGTAAGAACAGGGAAATGGAAGGATCTGACCCAGGTCCAAACTGCTCCTGGTAGCAAAAGCACTGGTTGGGTTCTAGAGCTCTGCACTTGTAAACCTCAACCTTGCCTGCCCCAAAGAAAAATAGCCTCCTCAGCCCCAGCTCACTGAAACCGCGGCTGAGGCTAGCCCACTAGGCCTTTCCTCAATCCTGGGGTGGAAACCTAGGAAAAGCAACATGGGGCTGGTTTCTTGTTCGTGGTTGCCCTCTGCTGGGCACATGAGCTATCGCAGCAGCGAGGAGACCCatggggagacagagggaggttCTGATCATGCAAATTTTATTGTGGCCCTAGGCGAGCTTGCTGGGGGGCTCTTCACCAAGAGCCTCCGGAAACTGGAGGACTGGGTTACAGGGTTACAGCCACACCACCTTATTACATTTAGACTAGGGTGGTGGGGCTGGACACCTGCACCAGAGCACAGCTGCTGGACATCCTGCCTTGGACGCAGAAGATGCTAAGATGAGGTCATTTCTTGGTCACTGGCTTCCTTGCTCTGGGTGTAGATTTCTCCTGTGCAGATAAGAGACTGAAGAGTCTACCACCCTCCCTGGCCAGGCAGCCTTCCCCAGGGCCAGCCCCAACTTCTTATTGCTCACCTTCTTCCAGGGGCTCTTGTCCTGAGGGCTGGGCCTGGAAAGGAATAGGGACAGAGTGGGCAAGAGTGCAGCTTCATGCCTTAGCTTCCTGGGACTGGCTATCTCACAGGAAGAGCTTTTGCTGTTTCAGCTGGGCCTGgtgtgcaggcctgtaatcccagttactaggaggttgaagcaggagaatAACAAGTCTATGGCCTGCCAGAGCTATACagtagtttgaggccaacctgggcaacttaCTGATAACCCTgtttctcaaaatcaaacaaaacccccaaccaaaccaagccaaacaaagcCTGGGGCTGCAGCTCAAGTGGTACCATGCCAGAAGCCTTGGGTTCGGTGCTGAGTGCTGGTTGTGGTGGGGAATTTAACTGCGTGAATTACCTCACTACTGTttcatcctcttctttctccaccttctTTTTCTGGGAACAAAAACCAAGTGTTATTTGGAAAGCTAATCCAAGACCCCAAGCCAGAACACTGGAGTGCCAGGCAGTCCCAGTTGAGAGGTGCTGAGCTTCCATGGTGGAGGCCTTGGCCTGTCCCAGGTGCCCAATATGGGAGGCCCAGCTCAGGTACTGATGCCCTACCTTATTTTTCCCCCCACCTTAGCTATGCTCATCTGCTTCTGGGGAGCCACCCTTTTGACTTGTTTGACAGGTATCTCCTCTAGCGATATATCTGcatcctcatcttcatcctcttcctcctcctcttcttcctcttcctcgtcATCTTCCCAGGTCAGGTCCGAAGTCTCTGGAATGGGTAGGCAGGAGTGGCGCACGGTGGGGAAAACCAGAGCATCTGACCTCAAGGCTCAACACCCTCCTCCCAATCCAGGCCTCTTGTGGCTCTGACTTTATTCCCAGGCAAGCACTGGGTTGAGAGGGTTCACCTTCTACAGTAGGACATatctgttctctccctccctgaaaAGTAGGGACCAGGGTGAAGCAAGGGGCAGGAGAGTTCCCCAGATGTTGGGTGAAGGAGGGCAGGCAGGCGGTGGCTGTATATTTAGAATTGGCTGGGCCAAGGCTGAAGGTGGATGAGCAGGGAAGGAGCTAGATGGGACTACAGGGTGGCTTGGCCCTCAAAGGTTGATGTACTGGAAACTTGGTCCCTAGTGTGCCATGCTGAGGTAGTGGAACTGGTTCAGAGGCAAGGTCTAATGTGAGGAGgatcttttctgtgttttgagacagatttgtgtgtgtgtgtgtgtgtagccatggttgtcctggaactcattctgtagaccaggcttggtctctaactcagattcacctgcctttgcctccctaagtcctgggactaaaggtgtggaGCACCACCTGTCAGGCTGGGAAGTGGCTTTTAAAGGTGTCAAAGGTAAGTTGCTGTGGCCCGTGTTGTCACTATAGCTTCATGATTACGAGTAGCCATTCTTTGAAATACACCCAAATACTAGTTAGAATAAGAGCTTCCCTCTTTGAGGTGGAGGCTCTTGATAATACAGCCCAGGCTCTCTTTGAGCTGAGAGCACAAGCCTGTGCCTCCAGGCTCAGCTCCAGAGTCCTTTGGAAGACCCTGTTTACCCTGCAGTATTTTCTGAAGCTGAAACAAGGACCACCTCACTCATGATAAAGGTGAGGCCTGAGGCCCACACAGGGTATGGGAAGGGCTAGAAGAGCTGGGACGACAGCCCTTGGCACAGCTGTTTAGTTCAGGCCACTGGCAATCATTTACTTTGGAGGGTCTGTACAGAAAGTCAAGAATCTCTTGAGGCCTCAGGCACCTAGGCTACAACTTACCATAACATTCCAGGCCACTGAGGAACACAGGTCCTGAGCCAGTCTTGAGCCGAAAAGTTACTGGAGGAGAAAGCTCTATACCTGATACAGTGACCTGCAATGGGAAGAAGACATCAGGGCAACATAGAAGACACAGGTAACTCAGACTGGCCCCCTGGTGGGTGCTGGTCACACAATGCTGCAAAATTCCAGCATTGAAAAACTCCAAACATAAGTAAATGTCCCCCTTCTCCATGTGAGCACAGTGAATAAATCAATTTTCTGCTTCTCACTATTAAGAATGGAGGGagttagctgggcgtggtggtgcacacctttaatcccagcacttgggagacagaggcaggcagatttctgagtttgaggccagactggtctatagagcgagttccaagacagccagggctatacagagaaaccctgtctcgaaaaaccaaaccaaaccaaaccaaaccaacccaacccaacccaacccaaaaacCCATTTGAGGGGCTGAAAAGAAGGGTCAGCtattaagagcgctggctgctcttccagaggagccgaGTTTGAATCCTAGCATCCACAGGGTGTTTCGAAGACATCTTTTCAAAAcaattccatgttcaaggccttTTTCTGGGCTCTGTAGGGACTAGGTGTGAATATGCTTTGCAGAACataggcaggcaaaacacacatgtaaaataaaagtagAGCATTTGATAAAATGTAACTCCTTattcaggaataaaaataaaaccttgaaaGCACAGCGGTACCAGATGGGGGCTTCATGAGCCTGGTGAGGCCTGTCTGCCAGGCACTTCCCGGGGAGCCATCTTACatcagggaagaggaaaaggtgCCAAATGTTCAGGTCACATTTACCCAATTACACTTCCCAATTACTCAGGGGTTTTTGGCTTTACAATGTTGCAAGAGCTAAACTCATTTAGGAGAGCCACACACCTGAATTCTGAGTTTTGATCTTTTCCTGGGCCAGTGATATGTGATAAAAACCTTGCATATTCCTGGCCGTGTCAGTGAGCACCCTGATGCTCTGACACTGTGCCCTGGTTTCTCTCAGGGAGACAGTGCTGCCTCCACAGCATGTCAAGGTGCTAAACGAGGGGGCTCCAGGGGACAAGCAGAGTAAATCATTTTCCAATTAGGATATTTTCAACTCACAGGTTCATTTTGAAGTCACGGAGTATTTATATTATACCAAAAGCCCTAGCCATGGAGCAGTGCAGGGAGAttatagaaaaaggaaaagggtctGTGTTGTGGCACgtgcctgtcattccagcaccagggaaggggaggcagggagataACTTTGAGGCTCTTCTGTGATTCaatatgagaccctgtgtcagacAAACACGGGCAGGCTAAATGGTTCAGCAGGTATAAGCACTTGCTGCGTAGgcttggcaacctgagttcaattcctggaactcacaacagGAGAGACCTAACTCCtgggttgtcctctgaactccacatgtaCTGTGGTACACGTGCCTAAActgcctctctccccctctctttcatacatgatgaattttaaaaagctccAAGTTACAAACCTGCcattattcacacacacagtggttAATTACCCAGAGTGAGATACTGGCAGGATGAAATTCCAGACTCAAAGCCCAAACATAAGCCACAGAGAATGTCTTGGTGCCTCGTAGTGACGAGCTTAAACAGGACAGACACTGTTGGAGAGGATATTTGGCTTGCTCATGGCACAGGCTCTGGGAAGCAGGAACTGCGATGTTTTCCACAGTCACCTTTATAGCATGGCTAGAAGCCTGCGCATGGGGCATGAAGGCATTCACACTTGTGTCCAGGCCCATCTGAGGGTGAAGTTAGGGCGGTGATGGCTTCGCTGGGCCTGCCGGGAGAGAAGACTCACCATGGGCAGGACAGAGGCCTTCAGTGTAGCAATAGTGATTGGTAGTTTTCTGCCTTCCTGGGAGAGGACTTCCACACGGTTCACCTCCTCTTTGGCTTTCTCCCCCAGGCAGATCTGAGAAAGGTGATGGGAAGAAGCCGTTAGCTGTTGAGGCTGGAGGACTCACTCCTGTTccagccttctcctcctccttgggaGACACCCACCGTGCTGAGCAAGAGTTTACAGCTGTCCTTCCTCTCGCCTTGGCCTCTAAAGGTGCAAATCTGCTTTTCTTGATTGAGTTCACTACCTGCACAGCGAAGACGGCCGTATGGGGCTGGGAGGCTCATGAGTTCCTTTCCGTTAGAGGCACAGCTCACCAGCAAACCCACTCCACCTTTACTGGGGACAGCCTTAGCCCTTACCCCAGAGGATGTTTTTTGCTGTGGTTTCGGTCACGCTGCTGGTGCTGTGGCGACTCATGTCGATTTACTGGGCGGCTTGGTGGAGGTGTTGCAGGGAAGAATTATGTCTGTGGTGAGGCAAGGTCCTGGGTCCTTGCTTGGAGCTCAGCTGTTATCACTGTTTTCTGAGTAATGCAAAGGCTAGCTCATAGCCCTCCATAAGGAAAGCTACCTTGAGTCCTGGGAATGTTGGCTATAGCCAACAGCCATTAAAAACTAGAAGCCAAGTTGCCCGCTTCCCCCCTCCCTGCAACTGATTAGAGCATCCTAGACCTGAGACAGACACACTCAACACCACAGTGCAAGGAATGGTGGTTTGTCTAGCCCAAGTTTGGAAGCTTGCTGAGAGATCACATGACTGCCCTTGGGGCCCTCCCAGAACCCCagtgtggagagggaggggaccAGGATGTGTGCCCAGTTGGATCCGAGTCCTATGTATCCCCTGCTCAAGCTTACTGCGCTGCCAGTCATGGGTTGCACCTCTACTGCAGGTCCTCAATATGGCTTCAGGGCTCCATCTAAGGGTCAGCTTCCCACAGCAGGCTGTTAAGAAGcctgggaaagaggagggggtggggaggtgtgcAATCCCCTCCTACTCTAGAAGCACCTGGCCCTCTGTTAAAACTTGATTTCTGAGCATCACCTCTGCTGTTTCCCATTGAACAGGTCAAGGCAGGGCCCAGAGAATTTGCATTTCCAACCAGTTTTCAGGTGAAGCTGCTGGTACTGGCCCAGAAAGAAGCCCCTATGTGAGAACCACGGTTCCCAGCCAGTGGGGACCTTCCTGGGCTTACCAAGAGAGAGGCTATCTTTGCTACTCGACTTAGAGATGCTTTGCCATCTGTCAGGAAGCATCAGCAATGTTGTTTGTCGTGCATTTCTCCCTACAGTGTATGGAAATGGTACCCGTTGCTCTCAATGGTTGGCATTGCCGGTGTTCTTAAATTTAGCCATTCTAGTGGCTGTACCtcgttttgtttttatttgcctcAGAGCAAATGTTCGACTACTGGACCCCATCTTCAGCCTGTTGGTGGTATTTCGTTGTAGCTTTTAAACCTGACTTTCCTTGATGATAAGGGATGGTGAATGGTAAAGGGATTATTGGTAATGTGCAAACTGGTATTTTCAAAATGtctggagccgggcatggtggtgcaagcctgtaatcctagcactttggaggcagaggcaggcggatttctgagtttgaggctagcctggtctacagagtgagctccaggtcagccaggactgcacagagaaacactgtctcaaaaaaaccaataaataggGGCTTGtgggatggctcaatgggtaagagcacctgactgctcttccaaaggtccagagttcaaatcccagcaaccacatggtggctcacaaccatccacaacgagatctggcgccctcttctggagtgtctgaagacagctacagtgtacttatatataataaataaatcttaaaaaaaaaccaataaataaatctgttcagttattaaaattgaattatttgagattatttttattgagattattttctgtagatgttctttatatatactgggtatttgttttgtgttaaatatatgtatttcaaagatttttttcactaCAAATTatgtcttgtctccttccttccttccttccttccttcctccctccctccctcccttccttcctctttccctccctcctttccttcctccctccctccctcctttcctccctccttccttcccttccttccttccttccttccttccttccttccctcctttccttccttccttcctccctcccttccttccttccttcctccctccctcctttccttcctccctccctcctctcctccctccctcctttccttccttccttccttcctttcttccctccttccctcctttccttccttcctccttccctccctcccttccttccttccttccttccttccttccttccttccttccttccttccttccttcacaaggtctggggatgtagcaaggctgttcttgaactcaaaAGATTCCTTTacctctctctccccagtgttggaattataggtgtgacCCTCCACCTCCTCACCTGACTCTGATTTTAACTTTGATTCTTAGGTATATAATTCTTAGGTGTATGATAGATTTTGAATTATCTTTTCTAGGATGATGGCTAAAGAAACTCCCTTTTATGCCAGACATCCGTTCTGACACCCACTGGTCATTTGTCTTTGACTCTGATCCCTGGAAGATAACTTCCCCATAACCCAGATGTAGTCATCCTTTACACAGGCGAGTCCAGCTGTGCCATCTACTTGTTATGATACGACTGCCTTTTGGCCTCTGTAACTTGCTTATGCAGACATTCAAGGACTATTTTAAGGTTGCCTTGGGTACCTAATCTTGGCAGACAGAACAGCTCTTGGCTTGCTTGTGCAGATATTCAAGGTCTGGTggcctttgctttttaaaacccttccctcactccctccacATAGCAATCTCCTTTGGGTCAGGGGTTGTTGACCTGCTAGAGCTTCAGTAGATTTAATTAATTACAATCTGGACTgagtgtgttttttttccccaggggTCATGAACTCCACAACAGTGTCACATATTGTAAAGACTGGCATTGAACTTGTGAGCATTTGTCTCCGCCTCCTGAGTATCTGGGACTCCAAGCATATGCTACTACATTCTtttgagtccatttatatttatacagtagGAAAGGTTCACTGCTAATCCCTCCCCTCCTGCTTTCCCCAAATGCAAGTCCCCTGACACCAAACCTGTCAAAGACCATCCTTTCCTGTACACTGACCTAGGCATCTTTGTTGTCTATTGATCATGTCGGTCAGTCTCTTTCTGGACTGGTTCCTTTTCATAGGTCTGCATGCCTGCCCTCAAGCTAGAGGCACCCTAGTTTGATAGTAGATCATCGGATCAGGCAGCATGAATGCTTGAgctgatctttttattttaaacaaatattttaaggcTGAGGGTGtagtttagtggtagagcacttggctTTTATGTGAAAGGCCCTGGCTTCCACCCTGAGCACCTAAAGAAAAGGCTGtagtggctggaaagatggctcatcagtggGTGCAGGCACTTTTTACTCTTGTGGAGgtgttcccagcaccaacaggATAGCTTAACTGTCTGTACCtttagttctaggagatctgatgtcttcttctgaccttgCAGGCAAATTATgtggcacatacatgtatatataggcAAAacgttcatacacataaaataaatataaaaaattagaaagaagatGTGTAGCTATCTCTGattttttcattttcacataTACAATCAATATATTAGTTTCCACAAAAAGTCCTTTGAGTCCCTACTCCTCCCTACCccaagacagggcttttctgtgtagccctggctgttctgtagtctaggttggcctccaactcagagatctacctgccactgtctcctgaatgctgggatcaaagatgtgtgccactactccCTGGCTCCCTTTCAAATTTCTGTTGGAGAGATctataaataaatcaaagtgTTTAATGGCGCTGGATGAAGTGgcaccacctttaatcccacactcagaggcagaggcagaggcaggcctgatCTGCATTGGAAAAGTCCAGGacaccagagctacatagtgagaaactGACTCAAAAAATGTCTTTATGAAACCCATCTCTATGTATAATGAATATACTCCACtaaaaatttaaagtacaaaaaaattcaataaaatttgaaaaacttcagattttattgaatatagtgATCAAtgttaggggctggagatgtaATTTCATGGTAATGTGCTTTCTTAGCATGTATGTTCTGTctctataaaaacaacaaaccaccAAAGAATGCAGTGTGAAGATAATCAACCTCACAGTGTTTTGTATCATGAGCAGGTTACAGTCTAGATTTCCTTGGTATTATTCTATAGATTTCAGCAGAGATCTATAATTACTCATGTGTAGTTCATGTTCTGGGATGctataaaaatagtatatattttaaattttaatctaatTGTTTTTAGTACATACAAATAATCTTtatctgtcccccacccccattggtATAGCACAAACATAGGCAAATCTAGGGTCTTGAGCATGTTAAACATGTTATGGCTGGCTTTTCTCTGGTTGCTGATGTGGAGGGAACACAGAGAAGAGGAACAAAGGACAAACTTCTGCACATTTATATGAAGTACCATGATGAAACTCATTGTAtaacttgaaaattaaaaacttgaGAACAATTTACTTTAATATATTGGTATTATAATAGATATTATCTTCTGTGGTTTTGCTTAATTCAACTTAGTAGTTtcagtggatttttttctttttgtactcTAAATCATGACATCTGAGAATAAAAAGAttccccttttcctttgagacccatgtgctttttctttctgagctGCATACATTTGGCTAGGACATTTTGGTAAAACATCCACTCTCTTTTTGAAAgagtatctcactatgtagctctggttggcctggaactagctatgtagatcaggatggctcTGAACTCAAAGAGAGTcccctctgctccctgagtgcttggtttaaaggtgtgtactaaagtcTGGCCTGCCTGCCtattccccttctccctctcttctgcccaaGACAGTCTTCTGATAGAGAACACAGAGTGGCCTTGAACCTtgagccctcctgcctcagccttccaagtgatAGGACTGCAGGTCTGTGCTACCACAGATAGCCCTTTGCTCTCTTTAAATGGGAAAAAGTCCATTTTAATGTTCTCATGCGTTGTTGGGATTATACTGGGCACCAAGAGCAAGGCCCTGAGTTGGTTTTCTCCAATACTAGTGCTCACAAAATGCTTTGCTGAGTTATTTTTTGGATAAGGTCTCATATATTCCAAGTTGttgtggtggtgcgtgcctttaatctcagcatttgggatgtaTAAACAGGTAGAtctcaatgagtttgaggccagcctggtctccagagcaagttctaggacagctaggactacaaagagaaagcctgtcttgaaaaaacaaaaaaaaaaaacaaaccccaaaccaaccaaacaaaaaacccaacaaccaccaccaccacaacaaccactgccaccgccaccaccaagaaaccccaagttggccttgaacttactatgtagccgagaatgaccttggacttctaATTTTCTGTGTTGGGCTTGgtgtgtta
Coding sequences:
- the Npm2 gene encoding nucleoplasmin-2, producing the protein MSRHSTSSVTETTAKNILWGSELNQEKQICTFRGQGERKDSCKLLLSTICLGEKAKEEVNRVEVLSQEGRKLPITIATLKASVLPMVTVSGIELSPPVTFRLKTGSGPVFLSGLECYETSDLTWEDDEEEEEEEEEEDEDEDADISLEEIPVKQVKRVAPQKQMSIAKKKKVEKEEDETVVRPSPQDKSPWKKEKSTPRARKPVTKK